A segment of the Leptolyngbya sp. NIES-3755 genome:
TTTAGCAGAATACGAAGGCGTTGAGGAGTTGATTCAGGCGATTCGGGCAACCAAAAAACCTGTCGAAGCGATCGCGATTAATGCGGGAATCGGTGAAGGTGGAAGATTCACTCAAACCGACTTGCAAAAAGAACTGAAGATGATTGATCTCAATATCTCTTCTTCGGTGCATCTGGCGAAGTACGTGACACAAATGATGGAGCAGCGACGCAAAGGTCGGATTCTGTTTACGTCCTCGATCGCGGCATTGATGCCAGGACCGTTTGAAGCGGTTTATGCAGCAACGAAAACATTTCTACGATCGTTCTCTCAAGCCCTGCGCGAAGAAATGAAAGATGTGGGTGTGACTGTGACTGCATTGCTGCCGGGTCCGACTGATACGAACTTTTTCCATGCGGCTGAGATGGATGACACGAGAGCGGCTGTAAGCAAAAAAGATGATCCAGCCCAAGTCGCGAAACAAGGTTTTGAGGCATTGATGTCGGGTAAAGATGAAGTGGTTGCTGGATCAGTGATGAATAAGGTTCAGGCTGCCGTCATTCAAGCGATGCCCGAACCGATTAAAGCAGCAGCACACCGCCAATTGAGCGAACCAGGATCAGGGGATAACTAAGAGCAAAACCCAGAGTCGTTTGATTGGCTCTGGGTTTAGAAGTTAATATTAGGCGGCATAGCAAAACTGTTATCGAGTCCGATGCTTTCAGCGCACTCTGAGATCGAGTTGTTTGATCACGCCGCCAAATGCAAAGTTTTGAACCCTGTCGGACTTGAGAAAATCATGTGGAAAACCAAGCTCGATCGAGCTAATGTCATCGAGTCGTTTAAGCTGTTCTGGAGTGAGATCGAACTCTAGAGAAGCAATGTTTTCCTGAATCTGCTGAAGTTTGCGCGATCCAATGATCGGAATGATTCCATCCGATTGATGCCGAATCCAATTGAGTGCCACTTGAGCGGGAAGTTTCCCAACTTCTTCAGCGATATCAATTACAGTCTGAGCGATCGCTAAATTTTCTCCTCCGATCACAGCTTTCACTTGATCTTCGATCCAACCATTCATAAATCTATTGCTGTCTACGTTACCCAGATAATAAAACAGGCATTAATCTAACAATTTACAAAGAAATCTCCGGTCCATTCTAAGAGAATAATTTAAGCATTTCTCCCCAGCAATTCTTTCGATAATTTGTAGCCTTGCTTAACACATTGAGATAAATCCTTGATTTGTGTTAATTCGCTTTGTCCATTGGATCTTGATGCCCTGATCCGCGATCGAATCACACTAAGCTTTACACTCTTCCCAAACAATTTCTAAAGAAAACGCGGAGAGTTGCGAACAGGTTTGTAGTCTGGTCTACAGTAAGTCGTCACACGTGCATCAAATCCATCAAAATTTTGGAGCTAATCAACCGTTATGAAAAACCGTCGTCGCAACCGCTGTCAGTTTCCCTGTGCGATTTGCCATATTGTGCCGCCCCATGTGACTGATCGTATTATCGTCAATGGCAATGAAACTCAGCGGGAATGGGCTTTACAGAATTTACGCGCCTCTGAACAGTTCCGAGGACGACGGGAAGCTGTGGGAGCCGTTCGGTTCATGGCAGCCGCAAACGAGAAACGTCGCACTGTCTATACCGCTGGAAATGGCACAGAGCTACCCGGAAAAATTGTGAGAGGAGAAGGCGCATCAGAAGCGACAGATATCGCGGTGAATGAAGCTTACGAAGGATCAGGAGCCACTTACGATTTTTTCAAAGATATCTATCAGCGAGACTCGATCGATGGTTTCGGAATGCGGCTCGATTCCACCGTTCACTATGGACAACGCTACAATAACGCCTTCTGGAACGGGAGCCAGATGGTGTATGGCGATGGGGATGGCGAACTCTTCAATCGATTCACCGTTTCGATCGATGTCATCGGTCACGAACTGACGCATGGTGTGACCCAAAACGAAGCCGCTTTAATCTACCGAGGACAATCCGGAGCGCTGAATGAATCGTTTTCTGATGTATTTGGCAGTTTAATCAAGCAAAAAGTTCTGAATCAAACCGCTGATCAAGCCGATTGGCTCATTGGTGAAGGGTTGCTGACCGCTAAAGTGAATGGAACCGCACTACGATCGATGAAGGCTCCCGGAACTGCCTACGATGATAAAGTTCTTGGCAAAGATCCTCAACCTGCGGAGATGAAAAGCCTTTACACCGGAAACGCAGACAACGGCGGTGTTCACATTAATTCTGGAATTCCGAATCGTGCCTTCTATCTCACAGCAACCGCGATCGGGGGATACGCCTGGGAAAAAGCTGGAAAAATTTGGTATCTTGCACTTACGGAACGTTTGCGCCCTTCCTCGAATTTCCGCACCGCTGCACGAGTCACATCCCTAATTGCAGCAGAACTTTACGGCGCAAACAGCAACGAACAAAAAGCAGTTCAAAATGCTTGGAAAACAGTTGGTGTCATGTAATTCAGCAGAGGGAGAGAGCAATGCGCGTCACGCTTGAACAAAGTGGAGGATTCGCGGGGCTGATGATCACGAAAACGATCGAGACTCAAGATCTCTCTCCATCCGAAGCGCAACAGCTTGAGGATTTGGTGAACGGATCAAATTTCTTCCAGTTGAATTCGATCGTTGAATCCTCTCCCCAGCCCGATCGCTTCGGGTACACGCTCACAATCGAACGGGATGGTCGATCGCATTCAATCGATCTGAGCGAAACCAATATGCCAGAGAAAGTTAAATCGATCGTAGACTGGGTACAAACGCGATCGCGTTAAGACACAAAAAAAGGGGGAACAGCACGATCGCACCGTTCCCCCTTTTCCATTCAAATCACTCTAGATTTTCGTGCCACAACTCGGACAGAACTGATTCGTCGGAACATTCTCGGTTCCACAATTCTGGCATTCGATCGTTGCCGCCGCCCGCTCCAACAATTTCCGCTCAGGCAAACCGATCATTTGAGCATTGCTCTTACCGGATGGAACCATCGGATAACAGTTCTCGTTCTTCTTGACGCGAACATCCATCAAAACCGGACCCGGATGCGCGATCATTTCCGCGATCGCACTCTTCAGTTCCTCACGGGTCTCGACTACCATTCCTTTAATGCCAAACGCCTCTGCTAATTTGACAAAATCTGGTGTTCCGACCTGCATATTCGAGTTGGAATAGCGCTCATCATAGAATGCTTCTTGCCACTGACGAACCATGCCCTGCCAACCGTTGTTAACAATCACGGTTTTGACATTAATTCCATACTGTGACAATGTTCCAAGCTCTTGAATGTTCATCTGAATACTGGAATCGCCACTAATACAGATCACTTCTTCGTCTGGAACTGCGACTTTTGCGCCCATTGCAGCGGGCATTCCAAATCCCATCGTTCCAAGTCCAGCACTCGAAATCCAGCGACGCGGACCATTCTTGAGAAACTGCGCTGCCCACATTTGATGCTGTCCCACGTCGGTTGTATAGAAAGCATTCGGAGCTTGCCGTCCAACTTCTGCGATCACTTCTTGCGGCGACAGCACACCCGGATATTCAGGTGCAACTAGCGGATAATCTTCACGCCAACGATCGATTCTCGCAAGCCAAGCGGCAGTCTGTTCTGGATTCGCGGGATCGCTTTCTTCAGTACTACGCTCTAACAAATCGCCCAGAACTTGCTTCACATCTCCCACGATCGGCACATCGGGTAAGCGAACTTTTCCAACTTCTGCGGGATCGATGTCGATGTGAATCACTTTTGCACGAGACGCAAATTCATCCAGCTTTCCGGTTACTCGATCGTCAAACCGCGCTCCCACTGCAATCAACAAATCACATTCGGTCACAGCAAAGTTCGCATAAGCCGTTCCGTGCATTCCAAGCATTCCAACCGAAAGCGGATGATGCTCATCAAATGCGCCAATTCCCATCAGCGTCGTAGTGACAGGCAGTTTAAACCGCTCAGCGAGTTCTTTCACTTCTGAATGTGCGCCTGCTGCGATCGCGCCCCCACCGACATAGAGTAAGGGACGCTGTGCCTGACGAATCAGCTTTAATGCTTGTCCAATCTGACGCGGATTCCCTTTCACGGTCGGACGATAGCCCGTTAACCGCACTGAACCTGGATCAACTGGAACATAATCGAATTGTTCAACTCCGACATCTTTCGGCACGTCGATTAGAACAGGTCCCGGTCGTCCAGTACTCGCAATGTAGAACGCTTCAGCAACGATTCGCGCCATGTCTCTGGGATCGCGAACCACGTATGAATGTTTCACGATCGGTAACGTGATCCCGTAAATATCGGTTTCCTGGAACGCATCACTCCCGATCGCAGGACGTGGAACTTGCCCCGTCACAATCACCATCGGGATCGAATCCATGTGTGCCGTCGCAATTCCTGTCACCAAATTCGTCGCACCCGGTCCCGAAGTTGCAAAACAAACTCCCACCTGTCCAGTTGCACGAGCATACCCATCGGCAGCGTGAGCGGCTCCCTGTTCATGGCGCACGAGAATGTGCTTCAGAATTCCAGCCTGTTCAGCCCGATAGAGTTCATCATAAATCGGCAGAATTGCGCCGCCGGGATAGCCGAAAATATGTTGGACACCGTGACGACTGAGGCTATCGATTAAAGCAAAAGCACCCGTCACTTTTTGGACTGCCGATCGTTGCTGCAACTGCACAGGAATACCCTCTTCAAGTATGCTCGATTGGATAAATTGGAAGATTTTTGTATCGTAGGATGCAAGTAATAGAAATATAGTGTAAGGCTGATCCCTACTTGTGTCGAGAGACTGTCTTACGGATTTTTTCAAGATGCCCACGATACCAAGCATCTCGAATGAACCGCGCAAATTTTTGTGTCACAGAATCTTGATATAGCGTCAAGTCTGGCTATCTTCATCCTAATCAATCGATCCGTTTTTGAACTTTGTCGATCGACGAATTCTTCACTCCAGAAGAACCAACTCAGAAATAAAATCAGCCGCAGTCATCTCCCAATTTGAGGATTCGATCACACCTCGAACCGCGTCTGGAGAATGCCACAGTGTCAGATGGTCAACGGCGGGATCTGCATAAAAGTGAGTTGCATTTCCACCCAACATTAGAGAACTCCAATGTGTAAAGCGATCGTGGCTGATTCGATGAATGGGAAAGTCGCCAAATAACGGAACTCCCCAACCATCGATCGCAATCAACCGAACGATCCGAATCCCCTGACGATGCCAAATTCTTGCCGCTGCGATCGCGCCTACCACCCCCGCACTAAACGCAAGAATTAAAACAGAATTGCTCGGCTGAAAGAACTCTAGAATATGTTGAGACGAATAAACAGGCTGTCGATCGGATGGAAAAATTGCACATCTTTCCAGTGGCAGATGCACTTTAGAAACAAACGCTTCTGTGTATTCAGCAGGGTGCATCCCCGGACAAATTAGAATCTGCATGGCTTAAGTAACGATATTTCACTCATCGATCCGCTCCCCCGGTAGGGGATGTTAGCCTGAAACAAGAACAAAATCGATACAGTTCAAAAAGGGGTTTTACACGTGGTCGCGACTCCAGAAAAGCTCGAACACACTCACCATCATTCCGCATCTTCAGACTCAAATCGAGTCGCGGTTTTGCTCATGGGATACGGCGAGGTCGAAAGCTACGACGATTTCGCCAATTACAACGAACAGGCGCTCAATTTATTAACGGCAAAATTCGCTCCTGTTCCCACCTGGGTTTATCCGCCGTTAGCGAAGTTATTAGCCATCTTCGATTTGCATGAATGGGGACACCAACACGGGCAATTCATTTCTCCACACAACGAAATCTTTGAAAAACAACGGGCTGGAGTCGAAGCGGCATTACAAGAAAAATGGGGCGATCGCATTCAAGTCTTCAAAGCCTTCAACTTCTGCAAGCCCTTTTTACCTGACCAAGTTCTCACAGACATCAAAGCTCAAGGCTTCACCAAAATTCTGATTTATCCCTTGCTCGTGGTCGATTCGATCTTCACAAGCGGAATTGCAGTTGAACAAGTGAATAAAGCGTTAGCAAATCTAGCCGACGAAGGCGAACATTGGCTGAAGGGAACTCGGTATATTCCATCTTTTTTCGATCGACCTGAGTACATCGATCTGATGGCTCACTTAGTCGAAGCCCAAATTCAATCTGATCTGGCTGAACATTATTTGCCATCTCAGATCGGCATTGTTTTGATGAATCATGGCTGTCCGCACAAAGCGAAAGGCTTTACCTCTGGAATTATTGAGAGCCAAGCCCTGTACGACAAGGTACGCGATCGCTTAATCGATCGTTATCCGCTCATTTCCGTCGGCTGGCTGAACCACCAGACCC
Coding sequences within it:
- a CDS encoding hypothetical protein (hypothetical protein PCC7424_5267;~similar to AA sequence:cyanobase_aa:LBDG_32250), giving the protein MQILICPGMHPAEYTEAFVSKVHLPLERCAIFPSDRQPVYSSQHILEFFQPSNSVLILAFSAGVVGAIAAARIWHRQGIRIVRLIAIDGWGVPLFGDFPIHRISHDRFTHWSSLMLGGNATHFYADPAVDHLTLWHSPDAVRGVIESSNWEMTAADFISELVLLE
- a CDS encoding bacillolysin (similar to AA sequence:cyanobase_aa:LBDG_54380) produces the protein MKNRRRNRCQFPCAICHIVPPHVTDRIIVNGNETQREWALQNLRASEQFRGRREAVGAVRFMAAANEKRRTVYTAGNGTELPGKIVRGEGASEATDIAVNEAYEGSGATYDFFKDIYQRDSIDGFGMRLDSTVHYGQRYNNAFWNGSQMVYGDGDGELFNRFTVSIDVIGHELTHGVTQNEAALIYRGQSGALNESFSDVFGSLIKQKVLNQTADQADWLIGEGLLTAKVNGTALRSMKAPGTAYDDKVLGKDPQPAEMKSLYTGNADNGGVHINSGIPNRAFYLTATAIGGYAWEKAGKIWYLALTERLRPSSNFRTAARVTSLIAAELYGANSNEQKAVQNAWKTVGVM
- a CDS encoding short-chain dehydrogenase/reductase SDR (similar to AA sequence:cyanobase_aa:Cyan7425_0445): MTDRPLAVVTGASNGIGYELAKQFAENGFDLLVTATDSKIDEVAPAFEFFGAKVQTVQADLAEYEGVEELIQAIRATKKPVEAIAINAGIGEGGRFTQTDLQKELKMIDLNISSSVHLAKYVTQMMEQRRKGRILFTSSIAALMPGPFEAVYAATKTFLRSFSQALREEMKDVGVTVTALLPGPTDTNFFHAAEMDDTRAAVSKKDDPAQVAKQGFEALMSGKDEVVAGSVMNKVQAAVIQAMPEPIKAAAHRQLSEPGSGDN
- a CDS encoding hypothetical protein (hypothetical protein Npun_F5603;~similar to AA sequence:cyanobase_aa:LBDG_54370); this encodes MRVTLEQSGGFAGLMITKTIETQDLSPSEAQQLEDLVNGSNFFQLNSIVESSPQPDRFGYTLTIERDGRSHSIDLSETNMPEKVKSIVDWVQTRSR
- a CDS encoding ferrochelatase (similar to AA sequence:cyanobase_aa:LBDG_32240) — its product is MGYGEVESYDDFANYNEQALNLLTAKFAPVPTWVYPPLAKLLAIFDLHEWGHQHGQFISPHNEIFEKQRAGVEAALQEKWGDRIQVFKAFNFCKPFLPDQVLTDIKAQGFTKILIYPLLVVDSIFTSGIAVEQVNKALANLADEGEHWLKGTRYIPSFFDRPEYIDLMAHLVEAQIQSDLAEHYLPSQIGIVLMNHGCPHKAKGFTSGIIESQALYDKVRDRLIDRYPLISVGWLNHQTPLIEWTQPNADLAARNLIELGAKAIVFMPIGFATENHETLLDVEHIIEKLHRKYSDVKYVRMPCVNDDSDFLKMVAEWANPQIESLLSEQALSVVPVHGEIHHHHDHGPHHHHGHEHHHH
- a CDS encoding acetolactate synthase, large subunit, biosynthetic type (similar to AA sequence:cyanobase_aa:LBDG_32260) yields the protein MLGIVGILKKSVRQSLDTSRDQPYTIFLLLASYDTKIFQFIQSSILEEGIPVQLQQRSAVQKVTGAFALIDSLSRHGVQHIFGYPGGAILPIYDELYRAEQAGILKHILVRHEQGAAHAADGYARATGQVGVCFATSGPGATNLVTGIATAHMDSIPMVIVTGQVPRPAIGSDAFQETDIYGITLPIVKHSYVVRDPRDMARIVAEAFYIASTGRPGPVLIDVPKDVGVEQFDYVPVDPGSVRLTGYRPTVKGNPRQIGQALKLIRQAQRPLLYVGGGAIAAGAHSEVKELAERFKLPVTTTLMGIGAFDEHHPLSVGMLGMHGTAYANFAVTECDLLIAVGARFDDRVTGKLDEFASRAKVIHIDIDPAEVGKVRLPDVPIVGDVKQVLGDLLERSTEESDPANPEQTAAWLARIDRWREDYPLVAPEYPGVLSPQEVIAEVGRQAPNAFYTTDVGQHQMWAAQFLKNGPRRWISSAGLGTMGFGMPAAMGAKVAVPDEEVICISGDSSIQMNIQELGTLSQYGINVKTVIVNNGWQGMVRQWQEAFYDERYSNSNMQVGTPDFVKLAEAFGIKGMVVETREELKSAIAEMIAHPGPVLMDVRVKKNENCYPMVPSGKSNAQMIGLPERKLLERAAATIECQNCGTENVPTNQFCPSCGTKI
- a CDS encoding aldo/keto reductase (similar to AA sequence:cyanobase_aa:LBDG_35160); this encodes MNGWIEDQVKAVIGGENLAIAQTVIDIAEEVGKLPAQVALNWIRHQSDGIIPIIGSRKLQQIQENIASLEFDLTPEQLKRLDDISSIELGFPHDFLKSDRVQNFAFGGVIKQLDLRVR